One part of the Lycium ferocissimum isolate CSIRO_LF1 chromosome 8, AGI_CSIRO_Lferr_CH_V1, whole genome shotgun sequence genome encodes these proteins:
- the LOC132068015 gene encoding double-stranded RNA-binding protein 2-like isoform X2, protein MYKNQLQELAQRSCFNLPSYTCIREGPDHTPRFKATVNFNGEVFENPNCCSTLRQAEHSAAEVVLNALANRSPSNSLAARILDETGVYKNLLQEVSQRVGASLPAYTTFRSGLGHLPVFTCTVELAGVTFTGEPAKNKKQAEKNAAMAAWSSLKLLAQQSESSRPDRVRNDEQEHVTVARALQKYIMKARLARASFPIKFPTPNPRPSSVQQLPSTTSKLLPLICPRTVPRSRPVSPLCLKPSSQSRSIDTTGSDAPLSPRTAQTINNIINDSFSMDSHRFRPEKFPAAGAAPYIPVGHFGSHHRMAPPVTIRNSIPVFSAPPPPQSSQSARMIRPPGMRVAPPVCIRQAVPVYAAPPVRAAELPTLDTALQVKEPTFSKAPPVQVEEPLASKAPEIQVHEIPTCKAVSGKAELPHDHSEEQPFAQVQPTKREEPIDLEVSRSTTRPVEATEIATEEKLHESQEIEKLKQLKI, encoded by the exons ATGTATAAAAACCAGTTACAAGAGTTAGCACAAAGAAGTTGTTTCAACTTGCCTTCATATACTTGTATAAGAGAAGGTCCAGATCACACGCCTAGGTTTAAAGCTACGGTTAATTTCAATGGTGAAGTATTTGAGAATCCAAATTGCTGTTCTACCCTTCGTCAAGCTGAGCATTCTGCTGCTGAGGTGGTGTTAAACGCGCTTGCGAATCGCAGTCCTTCTAACTCCCTTGCTGCTAGAATTTTG GATGAGACGGGGGTATATAAGAATCTTTTACAGGAAGTTTCTCAAAGAGTAGGAGCATCATTGCCAGCATATACAACATTTAGATCTGGTCTAGGACACCTTCCTGTCTTTACCTGCACAGTAGAATTGGCAGGCGTCACATTTACTGGTGAACCAGCGAAGAATAAGAAGCAAGCTGAAAAGAATGCAGCTATGGCAGCTTGGTCGTCTCTGAAATTAT TGGCACAGCAGTCTGAAAGTTCAAGACCAGACCGAGTAAGAAATGATGAGCAAGAGCATGTAACTGTTGCACGTGCACTACAAAAGTACATTATGAAGGCAAGGTTGGCTAGAGCATCATTCCCAATTAAATTTCCAACACCTAATCCAAGACCATCAAGTGTACAGCAGCTTCCATCTACTACATCAAAACTTCTTCCCCTAATATGTCCAAGAACGGTTCCTCGTAGTAGACCGGTCAGTCCGTTATGTCTAAAACCTTCTTCTCAAAGTAGATCCATTGATACTACTGGAAGCGACGCACCATTGAGTCCAAGGACTGCTCaaacaataaataatattataaatgaCAGCTTCTCTATGGATAGTCACAGGTTTAGACCGGAGAAGTTCCCTGCTGCTGGTGCAGCACCATATATTCCTGTCGGGCATTTTGGCTCGCACCATCGGATGGCTCCTCCGGTGACCATACGGAATTCAATTCCTGTTTTTTCTGCGCCGCCACCACCTCAATCATCTCAGTCTGCAAGGATGATAAGGCCTCCAGGTATGAGAGTGGCTCCACCTGTCTGTATAAGGCAGGCAGTGCCGGTTTATGCTGCACCCCCTGTTCGGGCTGCGGAGCTCCCCACATTAGATACAGCACTTCAAGTAAAGGAGCCTACCTTTTCTAAAGCTCCACCTGTTCAAGTCGAAGAACCACTAGCTTCAAAGGCACCTGAAATTCAGGTACATGAAATACCAACTTGTAAAGCAGTATCAGGCAAGGCAGAATTGCCACATGACCATTCTGAAGAGCAACCATTTGCTCAAGTTCAACCGACTAAGAGAGAGGAGCCTATTGACTTGGAAGTTTCAAGGAGCACGACAAGGCCAGTGGAAGCGACCGAGATTGCAACTGAGGAGAAGCTACATGAGTCTCAGGaaattgagaagttgaaacaacTGAAGATTTGA
- the LOC132068015 gene encoding double-stranded RNA-binding protein 2-like isoform X1: protein MYKNQLQELAQRSCFNLPSYTCIREGPDHAPRFKATVNFNGEVFESPNYCSTLRQAEHSAAEVALNSLANRGPSNSLAARILDETGVYKNLLQEVSQRVGASLPAYTTFRSGLGHLPVFTCTVELAGVTFTGEPAKNKKQAEKNAAMAAWSSLKLLAQQSESSRPDRVRNDEQEHVTVARALQKYIMKARLARASFPIKFPTPNPRPSSVQQLPSTTSKLLPLICPRTVPRSRPVSPLCLKPSSQSRSIDTTGSDAPLSPRTAQTINNIINDSFSMDSHRFRPEKFPAAGAAPYIPVGHFGSHHRMAPPVTIRNSIPVFSAPPPPQSSQSARMIRPPGMRVAPPVCIRQAVPVYAAPPVRAAELPTLDTALQVKEPTFSKAPPVQVEEPLASKAPEIQVHEIPTCKAVSGKAELPHDHSEEQPFAQVQPTKREEPIDLEVSRSTTRPVEATEIATEEKLHESQEIEKLKQLKI from the exons atgtatAAAAACCAGTTACAAGAGTTAGCACAAAGGAGTTGTTTCAATTTGCCTTCATATACTTGTATAAGAGAAGGTCCGGATCACGCGCCTAGGTTTAAAGCTACGGTTAATTTCAATGGTGAAGTATTTGAGAGTCCAAATTACTGTTCTACCCTTCGACAAGCTGAGCATTCTGCTGCTGAGGTGGCGTTAAATTCGCTTGCGAATCGCGGTCCTTCTAATTCGCTTGCTGCTAGAATTTTG GATGAGACGGGGGTATATAAGAATCTTTTACAGGAAGTTTCTCAAAGAGTAGGAGCATCATTGCCAGCATATACAACATTTAGATCTGGTCTAGGACACCTTCCTGTCTTTACCTGCACAGTAGAATTGGCAGGCGTCACATTTACTGGTGAACCAGCGAAGAATAAGAAGCAAGCTGAAAAGAATGCAGCTATGGCAGCTTGGTCGTCTCTGAAATTAT TGGCACAGCAGTCTGAAAGTTCAAGACCAGACCGAGTAAGAAATGATGAGCAAGAGCATGTAACTGTTGCACGTGCACTACAAAAGTACATTATGAAGGCAAGGTTGGCTAGAGCATCATTCCCAATTAAATTTCCAACACCTAATCCAAGACCATCAAGTGTACAGCAGCTTCCATCTACTACATCAAAACTTCTTCCCCTAATATGTCCAAGAACGGTTCCTCGTAGTAGACCGGTCAGTCCGTTATGTCTAAAACCTTCTTCTCAAAGTAGATCCATTGATACTACTGGAAGCGACGCACCATTGAGTCCAAGGACTGCTCaaacaataaataatattataaatgaCAGCTTCTCTATGGATAGTCACAGGTTTAGACCGGAGAAGTTCCCTGCTGCTGGTGCAGCACCATATATTCCTGTCGGGCATTTTGGCTCGCACCATCGGATGGCTCCTCCGGTGACCATACGGAATTCAATTCCTGTTTTTTCTGCGCCGCCACCACCTCAATCATCTCAGTCTGCAAGGATGATAAGGCCTCCAGGTATGAGAGTGGCTCCACCTGTCTGTATAAGGCAGGCAGTGCCGGTTTATGCTGCACCCCCTGTTCGGGCTGCGGAGCTCCCCACATTAGATACAGCACTTCAAGTAAAGGAGCCTACCTTTTCTAAAGCTCCACCTGTTCAAGTCGAAGAACCACTAGCTTCAAAGGCACCTGAAATTCAGGTACATGAAATACCAACTTGTAAAGCAGTATCAGGCAAGGCAGAATTGCCACATGACCATTCTGAAGAGCAACCATTTGCTCAAGTTCAACCGACTAAGAGAGAGGAGCCTATTGACTTGGAAGTTTCAAGGAGCACGACAAGGCCAGTGGAAGCGACCGAGATTGCAACTGAGGAGAAGCTACATGAGTCTCAGGaaattgagaagttgaaacaacTGAAGATTTGA